Within Halobacterium jilantaiense, the genomic segment GAGGACAAAATCGAGTCCGAGAGCGGCGAGGTTGTCGACTGGCTGGACGCCGCCACGCAGGACGGCTTCATGGCCATCCTGAACAAGTGCACGCACTTCTGCTGTGCGCCGAGCGGCTTCCGGACGTCCAGTTACGGCGGAGCCGATGACAAGATCTACTGTCAGTGCCACCAGTCGATCTACGACCCGTACAGCATCGTGAAAAAGAGCTTCGTCGCGTTCGCGCGGCCGGAGAACTGACAATGAGTGTCGAACGCAAAGACGAACACGACCACGAAGCCTGGATTCAGGAGAAAGACCTGACGCCCATCGAGAGTACGTTCCTCACGGTGCTGGTCTGGCTGGACCGCCGCATCCGCATCGTCGACTACCTGGAGCTGCTGGAGACGCTGTACTACCGCGTCAACCTCCAGATGCCGAAGAGCCACACCGAACAGTACAACCTCGACAACAAGTTCTGGTACTGGTACCCGCTGTACTCGCTGGGGTTCTTCTCGACGTTGGCGTACGTCGTCGCGGCGATCTCCGGCGCACTGCTGGGGTTCTACTACTCGCCGTCCGCGGCCGCCGGCACGGCCAACATCGAGGGCGCGACGGTCGCGTACAGCACCGTCGCCGCCATCATGACGGACCTGAACTTCGGGTTCTTCCTCCGGTCGCTGCACCGGTGGGCCGCGCAGGTGATGACCGCCGCGGTCTTCCTGCACATGCTCCGCGTCTACTTCACGGGCTCGTACAAGGAGCCGCGCGAAGTGAACTGGCTGATCGGCATCGTTCTGCTCAGCCTGACGATGGTCTTCGGGTACACCGGTTACCTGCTCCCGTGGGACCAGCTGGCGTACTGGGCGGGACAGATCGGCGTCGAGATGAGCCTCTCCATACCGTTCGTCGGTGAGTGGGTGGCACAGCTCATGTTCGGCGGCTTCTCGCTGGGCCAGGCGACGCTCCAGCGGATGTACATCCTCCACGTGTTCCTGCTCCCGTTCGTGGTGACGACGGTCATCGCCATCCACCTCGGGCTGGTGTGGATGCAGGGCATCGCGGAACCCCACTGACAATGACAGACGACAACCAATCCGAGGAACCTCGGACCGACGGCACGGGCATCGTTCCGCCGGACGACGAGACTCCGACGTGGCGCGAGCGCAAGGAGCGCACGACGGGGCTCTCCCGGCTGACCTACGAGTACTTCGAGCGCTCGCGACGCGAGGATCAGAACCTCCGTCAGGAGTCCGACTACGTCGAGCGTGACGTGCTGGCGTTCCCGACGTGGCCCCACGAGCTCGTGCGCAACCTCGCGCTGACGAGCTTCTTCGTCGGGATGATCATCTTCCTGGCGGCGACGCTCCCACCGCACCTCGGTGACCCGGCGAACCCGAGCGTGACGCCGAGTATCATTCTGCCCGACTGGTACCTCTACTGGTCGTTCGGCCTGCTGAAGCTCGGCCCGCTGAACCCCGAGCT encodes:
- a CDS encoding cytochrome b family protein; translated protein: MTDDNQSEEPRTDGTGIVPPDDETPTWRERKERTTGLSRLTYEYFERSRREDQNLRQESDYVERDVLAFPTWPHELVRNLALTSFFVGMIIFLAATLPPHLGDPANPSVTPSIILPDWYLYWSFGLLKLGPLNPELAILGGEKLLADRTYGVLANVVVVGFIAIVPFLNKGSARRPVEQPFWASVGVMGVVFAFTISAYSAKNLIPLDPHLLFDLTFLLPPLMGALAYPLLKSMREGYMYDLNRRYYKLRPPK
- a CDS encoding cytochrome b — its product is MSVERKDEHDHEAWIQEKDLTPIESTFLTVLVWLDRRIRIVDYLELLETLYYRVNLQMPKSHTEQYNLDNKFWYWYPLYSLGFFSTLAYVVAAISGALLGFYYSPSAAAGTANIEGATVAYSTVAAIMTDLNFGFFLRSLHRWAAQVMTAAVFLHMLRVYFTGSYKEPREVNWLIGIVLLSLTMVFGYTGYLLPWDQLAYWAGQIGVEMSLSIPFVGEWVAQLMFGGFSLGQATLQRMYILHVFLLPFVVTTVIAIHLGLVWMQGIAEPH